The genomic stretch TCGAGGGCCTTCAGGCTGACCGGGCTGATGTGATTGTGGCCGGCGGACTGGTCTACCGCACGGTGCTGCGCGAAGGGGGACTCGAGGGCCTCTGGATTTCGGGGCAGGGGGTGCGGGAGGGTGCTTTCTACCGGGAATTTCTGCCCGCACCCCATCTCTTAAGCGATGTGCGCGGGTTCTATGTGCGTAACCTCTTTGCCCGCTACCCCCAGGACTACGGCCACACCGCCCGGGTACGCCACTTCTGCCGTTTGCTGTTTAGGCTGCTGGCCCCCCTGCACGGCTACGGCCAGGCCGAGGAGCAGCTATTGGACGAGGCCGCTCTGCTACATGACATCGGCATGAGCGTGGGCTACTACGACCACCACAAACACGGCGAATACCTGGTCATGAGCGGGGCCATGCCCGGCCTGACCCACCGCGAGCAGGTTTTGCTGGGATTGCTGGTGCGCTACCACCGCAAGGGCGAGCCTCGGCCTGGAGCCTACCGCTCGGTTCTACAGGAAGGAGATAACAAGCGCCTGCTGCGGCTGGCCACTATCCTACGCATCAGTGAGTACCTCGAGCGCAGCCGGATTGGGCGGGTGGAGGGCCTGAGTGTAGAAATTGGCAGCAAGCAGGTGCGCCTGACCCTGCTGGCCCAGGATGAGCCCTGGGTAGAGCTCACCGAAACCCGCAAGCAGGCCAGACTGTTTCAGCATGCCTTTGGGTTGGAGCTGCTGGTAGAATGGGAGCCTCGAGGTTGACCATGCGGCTTTACCTGATCCGCCACGCCATTGCGCTCGAGGCCACGCCGGGCCAGTCCGACGATGCGCGCCCACTCTCCTCCGAGGGCATCGAGAAATTCAAAGGGGTGGTGCAGGGGCTCAAGCGCCTGGGTGTTGGCCTGGATCGCCTCTACCACAGCCCCAAGCTGCGGGCGGTGCAGACAGCAGAGCTGCTGGTTCCACTGCTGGACGGCGAAACCGAGGTAACACCCCATCTGGCCGGCGAACCCAGCCTCGAGCTCCTGAAGACTCTTCAGGGTTCGTCTGTGGCCCTGGTGGGACACGAGCCCTGGATCAGCGATTTGTGCGCCTGGCTCATGACCGCTCGTCGGGAAGGCGGCGCGTTACCTTTCAAGAAAGGCGGCGTGGCCTACCTCGAGGGCACCCCCAAACCCGGCGGCATGAGGCTACTAGGTTTTTGGTCCCCCAGGCTTCTGCGTCGGCTGGGACAGTGAACACCCGCTTAGGGCTCGAGCCGGAAGGGGGTTTTCTGCCCCGCCAGGGCAATTTCTCTGGCCTCCTGGGGAACCCAGGAAAGCCCCAGCACGGCCTTATAGGCCCGCAGGGCTTTATCGCGCTGACCCATCAGGTCGGCCAGCTGCCCGTAGCGGGATAAGGCATAACCCGGCAAGTAGGCAGGATGCTGAAAGTCGGTGTGCACAAGCTGCTCCATCAGCTGGTAGGCATCCTCTAGCTGACCTGCCGCCAAGTAGATCTGGGCCGCGCAGTACAGGGCTTCAGGGCCTTCGACCTCCTGCAGTTGCTGCAACAAAACTGCCCAATCGTCCGACTCGCTCAGTTGCCAGGCCCGATCCAGCACGCTGCGCTGGCGTTCCAGCTCGGTCGGGGTGTGGGCTCCCGGTAACCTGCGCCGCTCCGGCGGTAGGTAATTGAGCAGCAGGGGGTACTCGAGCACGTCTACCAGTACCGCCACCCGCCCCCAGGTATGGCCGAGCTGCGCAGCCACCTGGGCCATGCGTTGCTGCCGGAAGCCCGTAGCGGGCCCCTCCCCAAATACCTGCACATAACCCTGGTGGTAGGCCCTTAGTGCCTGCAACACCGGCTCCTGGGCGAAATCCTCTGGGGTACGGGGGCTGCCAACCACCCATTTGAGGTTCTCCTCGAGCCCGTGTACCTGGCTCAGAATCTGCTGCCCCTTGGGATACTGGCTCAAAGCCTCGCGAAAGCGTTCCGCTTCGGCCTTGAGTTCCGACTGATGGTCCAGTGCCTCCAGCGCAATACCCGCACTTTCGGCCCAGGGCAAAACATGGAACAATGAGAGCTCGTTCTGGTCGCGCCAGCGCTGCGCCGCCAGTTCTTCTGGACTATACGAGGCCAGGAAAATCTTCTCGGGCTGGTGCGCTTTGAGCAGTTCGAGCACCGTCACCCCGTTGTAGCGCGGGTGCAGCACATGAAAGGGGCCCAGCGTAGGAATGACCAAGACCGACACACCCCACATTCTAGACCTCAAAGACCGCAACTACCGTTTGGCCATGCTCAATGGCTGGTTTGTGCTATTGGGCGACGCCTTTTTTAATGGTTCCATCGTGCTGGCATCCTTCGCGGCCAAGCTGGGGGCGGCCAACTGGGTCATCGGTCTATTGCCAGCCCTGCTCAATGCAGGCTCCATGGTGCCCCAGGTCTTCATCGCCCCTTACGTGGCCCGGCTACCCGTAAAGGTCACGCTGTACCGCCAGATGGCCCTGTTGCGCATAGCCAGCCTGGGCATCGTGGCCCTGGGCGGGTTTTTCCTGGGCAATTGGCCCGACCTGCTGTTGTGGGTATTTGTGGTAGGTCTGGCCCTCAACGGGTTTTTTACTG from Meiothermus cerbereus DSM 11376 encodes the following:
- a CDS encoding tetratricopeptide repeat protein, coding for MWGVSVLVIPTLGPFHVLHPRYNGVTVLELLKAHQPEKIFLASYSPEELAAQRWRDQNELSLFHVLPWAESAGIALEALDHQSELKAEAERFREALSQYPKGQQILSQVHGLEENLKWVVGSPRTPEDFAQEPVLQALRAYHQGYVQVFGEGPATGFRQQRMAQVAAQLGHTWGRVAVLVDVLEYPLLLNYLPPERRRLPGAHTPTELERQRSVLDRAWQLSESDDWAVLLQQLQEVEGPEALYCAAQIYLAAGQLEDAYQLMEQLVHTDFQHPAYLPGYALSRYGQLADLMGQRDKALRAYKAVLGLSWVPQEAREIALAGQKTPFRLEP
- the sixA gene encoding phosphohistidine phosphatase SixA translates to MRLYLIRHAIALEATPGQSDDARPLSSEGIEKFKGVVQGLKRLGVGLDRLYHSPKLRAVQTAELLVPLLDGETEVTPHLAGEPSLELLKTLQGSSVALVGHEPWISDLCAWLMTARREGGALPFKKGGVAYLEGTPKPGGMRLLGFWSPRLLRRLGQ